The DNA window CGCAGCTCAACCTCGAGAATGGAATTCTCCGCGGAACGGCGCTGGCCGTCGCGTACGCCGAGAACGCCGACTCGTTCTTGGTCGAAGCAGTCGAGGGCTCGGAGACGGTCGTGGCGATCGTCGACGCAGGATCGGGCTCAACGGTAGCGGCGATGCCCAACATCGGGCGATATCCGCTCTTCGCGGTGACCTTCGAAGATGCCCCGGTGACAGCGGATTCGATTCTGGCGCGAGGCGCGTCGGCCGATGCGGCACTCGAGGTCGCCACGCAACGTGCTGCGGTGCTCAGGGCGGCGCAGGTCCACGGGGCAGGTAAGCGGCTGCTCGACATCACGGTTCGGTATGCGCAGGAGCGCAATCAGTTCGGTGGACCGATCGGGCGATTCCAAGCCGTGCAGTATCTGTGCACTGACATGACGATCAACGTACATCTGACCTCGGCCTACGTGCGAGCAGCCGCAAACGCCATCGACAACAGGGCTCCGTCACAACCCCACCTGGCCCTGATGTGCAAGCAGGCAGCCGAGACGGCACGGGAGATGGTCCACTCGGCCCACGAGGTGCATGCAGGCATGGGATACATGGTCGAATCCAACGTTCACCTGTTCACCAATGCGGCCAAACGCTGGCAGTACGACTTCGGAACGGACGCTACCAACGACGCGCTGGTCACGTCCGCAGTCGAGCACATCTACGCGGGGGCCGGATTGTGAGCACAGTCGACTACACGGTCAACGATGCAGTGGCGATCATCAGCCTGAATCGACCGGAAAAGCACAATGCCCAGGACGAGTCGATGTTGCAGGACTTGGACGCTCGATGGCGGGAGGCAGCAGCCGACGATGCGGTCAAAGTGATCGTCTTGCGCGCAAACGGCGACAACTTCTCGGCCGGCCATGATCTGAAGTCCGAGGCCTCGGGCTATCGCAGGCCCGGCAAAAGCATTCTGGAAAGTGCGTACGCCTGGGAGGCCGAGCACTACCTCGGATACTCCAGGAGGTGGCGCGATATCCCCAAACCCTCCATTGCTGCCGTCAAAGGTGCATGCATCGCTGGGGCACTCAACGTGATCTGGCCGTGCGATCTGATCGTGGCAGCCGACAACACATACTTCAGTGATCCGGTGGCCCAATTCGGCATCAGTGGCGTCGAATATCACGCGCACACATGGGAACTCGGCCATCGTCGGGCGAAGGAGATGCTCTTCACCGGCCGCAGCTTCTCGGCGGACGAGGCCCTGCAGGCCGGGATGGTCAACCGGGTGGTGCCGCTGAGCGAACTCGATTCACAGGCAATGGACTTGGCGCGGGAGATCTCGGCGATGGACTCCTGGGCGTTGGCCCAGTCCAAGCGCGCGGTCAATCAGGCTCTCGACATCATGGGCCAACAGACGGCGCTGCAGTCGGCTTTCGACATGCACTGGTTGGGGCACGCCAACGCGTTGCTCACCACCGGGTATCCGCTCCTGACGGCGCAACCGCTGAAGTCGTCGAACGGCACGAAGGGCGACCATGACAATTGATTCGGCCGTAGGCACAGGGACCGTAACCACAGGAACACTGTGGGATCTTCTGAGCGACCGTGCCCGAACCTCGCGCGAGCGTACGATGCTCATCGACGAGCACGGTCGGCGTGAGACGTTTGGTTCCGTTGTCGACGCCGTCGAACGAGTTGCTGCTGGGCTACTGGCGCAGGGAATCTCGGCGGGGTCGACAGTGAGCTGGCAACTTCCGACGCGGATCGACACGGTCGTTCTCAGCATGGCACTCGCACGATTGGGTGCCGTACAGAACCCCATCATCCCGATCTACCGCGGCCGCGAGGTCGGGGCCATGGTCGATCAGTGCGCGTCGGAGTGGTTGATCACGCTCGAGCGCTTTCGGGGATTCGACCACCGCGCGATGGCGGAGGAGGTTCGCGAGAATGCTCGGGGTCCGCTCGAGCTCATGGTCATCACCGATGGTCTGCCCGACGGCGACCCCGCGACCTTGCCCGCGCCGCCGACGGACGGGGATGCCGCGCGCTGGATCTACACGACCTCGGGCACCACATCCGCTCCGAAAGGTGTGTGTCACAGCGATGGCACGCTGATGGCAGGTGGTCTGGGATTGGCGGATGCACTCGGTGCTACAGCCGAGGACGTCTCGACGATTCTGTTTCCCTATGCCCATATCGGCGGCCCCGACATGATGGTCGCGGGTCTGGTGACCGGGATGGCGCTGGTGATCATGGAGGTCTTTGAACCGGTTGCTGCGGTGGAACTGATGCGCGGCAACAGCGTCACCGTGACCGGTGGGTCGACTCCTCACTACTCACTCCTGCTGGCCGAGCAGCGAAAGCAGCCCGGTACGGCTCTGATCCCGACACTGCGTGCGCTGGCCGGGGGCGGAGCGCCGATGCCCGAGTCACTGTTCCGAGACGTGCTGCACGAGATGGGAATTCCGGTTCTGCACGCGTACGGAATGACGGAGTGCCCGATGATCACTGCGGCCAGACCGGCCGACGCCACCGAGCTACTGGCGACGACATCAGGGCGTCCGGTGCTCGGTTGCGAGGTGCAGATACGGTCCGAGGACGACGAGGTGTTACCCGTCGGAGTCGCAGGACGGGTGTGGCTGCGCGGATCGATGCTGTTCAAGCACTATTTGGACGACGGTGACATCGTCAGACCCTTCGACGAGGACGGCTGGTTGTTCACCGGTGACCTCGGTCGGTTGCAAGTGGATGGGCACCTCGTTCTCGTCGGTCGCGAAAAAGACCTCATCATCCGCAAGGGCGAGTCGATCAGTCCGATCGAGATAGAGGTGGTCTTGTCGCAACACCCCGCTATCGCCGACGTCGCGGTGATCGGATTGGCCGATGATGTTCGCGGAGAACGGATCTGCGCCGTCGTTCAACTACACCCTGATGCGTTGCCACTCGAACTCTCCGACCTTCGTGAGCATTGCCACGAGTCCGGAATCTCGCCCGCCAAATACCCCGAGCAGATCGAGTTCGTATCCGAGATGCCCAGAACGCCGACGATGAAGATACGGAAGCAGAATCTACGCGCGTCGTTGGCCGGCAGCAGTGCTGCCGAGAAGCCTCGACCCGCGGCTGTCGTCTGAGTTCGGTTGCAGTGTGACTTCGAGTCGAACATTACTTTCGGCAAAAGTTCCATGTCGTGTGCTCGCAATACCAGAAGAGGATGAACGATGCCCGATCTTAGTTTTATCGAGCGAGCAGTCGCATGTGCCGATGTGAATGCTCTGCGGATGGCGCTGTTTCAAGCCACGCGTGATCCTGACATCGCCGCAGTCAAGGCCGTCCGCGCTCGGGGAGCTGCGTCCGACACCGTGGCGTTCACGCCCGAGGGTGAGGATCTCGTTCGTCGGAAAGCAGTGGAGTTCTTGAACTCCGGGTTCGACAGTGGCGCGCTCCCGACGCCCACCGAAGCCGAAGTCGCTGAGCTGGCCATGATGGCCGAGGCGCGGGAACTGCAGCCTGAAGAGATGATCATGCGAGTGCACCTTCCCGCATTCGCGGAGATGCCATATCGGGCGCGATGGACTGCTGGAGCGGAGGTTCCGAATGGATTCGTAGTCGCCATCGTGGGAGCAGGCTTCGCCGGAATCGCCATGGGAGTGCAGCTCGAGCAACTGGGGATTCCCTTCAAGATCTTCGAACGGCGCGCGGAGGTCGGTGGGGTCTGGAGTGCCAACACCTATCCCGATGCACGAGTGGACACCTTGAGTTCGAGCTACGAGTTCGGATTCGAGAAAAGGTTCCCCTGGACCGAGTATTTCGCGCGTCAATCCGAAGTGCAGGGATACCTCGACCATGTGTCGCACAAGTACGGTGTCCACGAGCACGTCGAATTCGGTGCGGCTGTGACATCGGCAAGGTACGACGACGATGCGAAGAAGTGGAAACTGACGGTGCAGAGGGCGTCCGAGGTCATCGACTTCGAGGCCAACGTCGTCATCACCGCGAGTGGGCTGTTCTCGACTCCGCGCGAGCTGCCGGTCGAGGGTGCGGCCGATTTCGCCGGTAAGATCGTGCACACCACACAGTGGGACAGCGCGATCGACTACGAGGGCAAGCGAGTTGCCATCATCGGAAACGGGTCGACGGGCGTGCAGCTCTTGTCGCAGATCGCTGCAACTGCCGAGTCGGTCGTGGTGCACCAGCGCACTCCGCAATGGATCACCCCCCGTCCTCGCTACGGCGATCCGGTGCCCGAAGAATTGCAGTGGCTGCTGCAGAACATGCCGTTCTACTGGAATTGGAACAAGTACGTCGCAGGTCTGAGCACGATCGATCTGCGAGATCTGTTGGTTCCCGACGAGAGCTGGATTCAATCCGGTGGTGGAGTGAACGAACGCAACGACGGGTTGCGGGACGCGTTGGTGAAATATGTCGAGATGCAGGTCGACGGTAGGAAGGACCTGCTCGACGAGCTGATTCCGGACTATCCCCCCATGACTCGTCGTCCGGTGGTCGACAACAATTGGTACGCCTCGCTGCTGCGAGAGAACGTCGAACTGGTCACCACCCCCATCGAACGGATCACGACCGACGGCGTGCAAACCGCAGACGGTGTGCTTCGTCAGGCCGATCTGATCGTGGCGGCGGTGGGATTCGAGACCGAGAAGTACCTGTGGCCGACCGAGTACTACGGCGCTCGTGGGGTGAGCCTGGAGGAGGCGTGGAGCACCGACGGAGCCCAGGCGCACCTGGGGATGACGGTGCCCGACTTCCCGAACCTGTTCATGCTGTACGGTCCCAATTCGCAGCCGGTTGCCAGCGGTTCGGGATTTCCGGGCTGGCTCGAGATCTGGTCCAAGTACATCGCCGAGGCGATCGTAGAATTGGTCGAGGGTGGATACTCGTCGATGGCGGTTCGCCGTGAGGCCTTCGAGACGTACAACGCTCTCCTGCACAAGGAGGCCGGCAACCTCATCTACCTCTCCCAGAACAGTGCTACGTCGAAAAACTACTACCTCAACGAGTGGGGACGCCTTCAGGTCAACGTCCCCTGGACCGGAGAACAATTCTTCTCGATGTGCGCGCAGTTGAAGTCCTCGGATTTCGACTTCACCGACGCGAAATAGCTACCGGAAAGCGCAGGAGCTGGAATGAATACCTCGAACTCCGGCAGTCACGGACATGATCTGACCGTCATCGATGTCATCGACGAGACGTCGGATGCGCGGTCGATCGTGTTTCGCACGCCGCTCGAACATCGGGAGCAGTTCACCTACCTACCGGGGCAGTTTCTGACTCTTCGGATACCAAGTGAGAGAACCGGTCATGTCGCACGGTCCTACTCGCTCTCCAGCGCCCCGGACATCGACGATGACCTCAAGGTGACGGTCAAACGCACCGTCGCCGGCTACGGATCGAACTGGCTGTGCGACAACATCCTTCCCGGCGACACCGTCACCGTGCTCCCACCGTCGGGACGCTTCACGCCTGGTCGCTACACCAATGATTTGCTGTTGTTCGCGGCCGGTAGCGGAATAACTCCGGTGATGTCGATTCTCAAGACTGCACTGTTTCGGTCCGACTGCCAGGTAGCGTTGTTCTACGCCAATCGGTCTCGCGATGCCGTCATATTTCGCAGTGAACTCGACGGTTACCTCGACAAGTTTCGCGACCGGTTGACAGTGCGCTACTGGTTCGACGACGCCGAGGGTTTCCCTTCCTCCGAGATCATCGAGCAGGTGGCCGTCCGACACGCCCGTGCCGAGGCGTTGTTTTGTGGCCCGGCACCGTTCATGAGCACCGTTGCCAGCGGACTTCGTGGGGCAGGTGTGCCTGCCGAGCGTCAGCACATGGAGGTGTTCAGCAGTATCTCCGGTGACCCGTTCACCGCGCCGATCCTCACAGTCGACGACAGTGCGGAGACGATCGACACGGAAGTTCGGCTGGACGGTGATACGCACCGATTCGATTGGCCCGTCAACGGCACATTGGTCGACGTTCTGTTGAGTCGGGGTGTGGAAGTCCCGTACTCGTGTCGATCGGGCGAATGTGGTTCCTGTGCATGCACTGTCGTGTCTGGCAGTGTGGTGATGGAAAAGTCGGACATCCTATCGGCAGAAGACATCGCCGATGGCTACGTGCTCGGATGTCAATCTCGCCCGGTGTCGGGGCCGATCGAAATCGAGTTCTGACAGCAGAGTTTCGTTCGACTCCGAAGTGGTCGCGCGGGGAGGCGAACTCCCCAACGAAAGGTTCGAAAACATGTCACGATCAATGCATCTCGCCGTCTTTGCTCAAGGGGTAGGGGTGTCGCAGTCCGTGTGGCGCTCACCCCGTACACAACCTGAGTCGATGCACTCGCTCGCCCACTGGACCCGGCTGGTGCGCCTGGCGGAAGACGGGTGTTTCGATGCGTTCTTCATCGCAGACCAGCTCAATCTGGCACCGACAATCGCCAAAGATGCGACCGACCGGCCGGATCCGATCGTCGTCCTCGCCGCCTTGGCTGCGGTCACCTCGAAAATCGGGCTGATCGGTACCAGTTCGACCACGTACAACGATCCGTACACCGTCGCGCGCCAGTTTGCGACATTGGACCAGATGAGTGATGGCCGGGCCGGATGGAACGTGGTCACCACGGCCATTGCCACCGCGGCAGCGAACTACGGTTCGGACGGGTTGCCGGACCACGAAGCTCGGTACGAGCGCGGGGAAGAATTCGTGGACGTCGTCCGTGCGTTGTGGGACGCGTGGGCAACCGATGCCATCGTCGGAGATCGCGCGACGGGCGTGTGGGCGGATCTGGACAAGATCAAGGCCATCGATTATGCAGGCGAACACTTCCAGGTCAAGGGGCCGATGACGCTTCCGCGGTCGCCACAGGGGCAGCTGCCACTCGCGCAGGCAGGATCCTCGCCGACCGGCATGAAGCTGGGCGCACGTGTTGCCGACATGGTGTTCACTACGCAGCACCACCTGGCGGCGGCCACCGAATTCGCTGAATCCATGCGCGCACTCGCAGTCGCTGCTGGCCGTGCACCCGACGCAGTGAAAGTGTTGCCCGGTATCACCCCGATCGTGGGTAAGACCGAGAGCGAAGCACGCGAGTTGGCCCGGGAGATTGGATCTTTCATCAGCGAGGAGTCGACGCTCGGCTTTCTGAAGCAGTCGTTCGGCGGGCTCGACCTGTCCGGCTACGACCTCGATGAGCCGTTCCCTGATCTTCGCGGCGCATTACCCGCACACGCCTCGGTATCGCGGCCAGAGCTTTTCATCAAGATGGCGCTTGACGAGGGTCTGACCGTCCGTCAGCTGGCTCAGCGCGTCGGAATGAGCATCGGACATCGACCGCTGGTCGGTACACCCGACACCATCGCCGACGAGATGCAGCGTTGGTTCGAGGCAGGCGCCGCGGACGGGTTCATCGTGCTCCCGGCCGATCTGCCTGTCGGGCTGGAGGAGTTCGTCGACATGGTGGTTCCGCGGCTGCAGGATCGCGGATTGCTGCGTAAGGCATACAGCGGCAGCACGTTACGCGAGCATTTGGCCGAGTGACCGTCCGTTTCATCGAATCTCTGTGTAACGGAGGCAGTCTTGGCAACTCAACAGCTCGACAACGACGTGCCCGCGACCGCTTCGACCTCGTCGGCACTCATCGATCGTGTCGCTATGCTTCTCGAAGCCTTTGTGGGACAGGGTCCTTTGCGACTCGCGGAGATCGCCGAACGGTCGCACCTGCCTCGCTCGTCCACGCATCGAGTGCTGCAGCGACTCGTCGAACTCGGATGGGTCGAGAGGCACGGCTTTCACTACATCCTGGGAATCCGGATGTTCGAGCTGGGATCGCAGGTCACCAGGCAACGCAGTGTGCAGGCTGCGCTGCCGGTCATGATCGACATTGCGCGTCGTACCGGTCATACCGTGCATCTGAGTATTCTTGCCGGATCCGAGGTTCTGCACCTCGAACGAGTCGGGCTGTGGCCGCGGGCTCACCCGGGGTGGAACGTCGGTGCCAGGCAACCCGTCGAACAGGCGGCCGGAGGTCGAGCTCTGTTGGCGGCGACCGCTTTCGAGGATTGGCCTCCACTGGATTTCTCGGTGGTACCCACGTGTTACAGCGTGCGGACGCGTGCCCATCTGGAGCGTGAACTGAACAAGGTTCGCGACAGAGGGGGAATCGCAGTGGATGTACAGGGTTGTGCTCTCGGAGTCACCGCCGTCGCTGCGCCGATCGATGTCGATCGAGGAAAGATTGCCCTGTCGGTCTGTGGTCCGACCCGGTCACTCGATACCGACTCGGTCGTCGCGATCGTGCGCACCGCCGCTGTCGACATCTATCGAGCCGCGTCCGGCGTTCCGGCACTGCGCCGACGGGTGATCAATTGATCGGAGCGGACGCAAGGGCGGGGGAGAACGTGATGCCCTCCCGCTCGCTCAGGCGTCGGAGTTCGCAGAGCTGATCACAATAGTGATTCCTATCGGTTGCCCGGATCGTGACATTCGCGATCGTGGCACCGGTTCGGCGTAGGCCATCGAGAGATGAGAGCACCGCTCCCGGCGCTCCGAGCGGGTCGACCGGTTCAGGGTGCGAGAGCACCACCTCGAACCCGGCCGGCATCTCGATACCGGCAAGCATGGCCTCGAGTCGGGATGCGCTGATTCCGAAAGGAACCCAGCCGTCGCCGTGCTCGACGGCTCTGCGAAGTGAGAGGCTCGTGCTGCCACCGACCCAGATCGGCACGTGATCCTGAAGAGCGTGCGGCTCGACCACCAGGTTCTCGAAATCGTAATATCGCCCATGGTATTCGGGTTCCGATGTGGACAGCGAGGATCGCAACGACGTGAGCGCATCGTCGGCCCGCGGTCCTCGGTCCTGGAACGGCGCGCCGATCAGGTCGAATTCTTCTTCGAGAGTTCCGACTCCGACGCCGAGAATCAGTCGCCCGCCACTGATTCTGTCCAGAGTTCCGTACCGCTTCGCGATCTCGAGTGGATGATGGTAGCCGAGCACGAGCACGTGTGTCGCGAGCCGAATGTGCGTCGTCATCGCGGACAGGTAGCCGAACGTAGCGAGGGGGTCCCAGTAGGTGCCACCGCGCACCGCGGCTGCATCGGCCGGTACGGCAATGTGCTCGCTGCAGGTGATGTGGTGATAGCCGAGTTCGTCGGCGGTCCGCGCTATTTGCGCGACATCCTCGATCTCGGCGGCGCTCTCCCAGTCGGAGCGCATCCTGGGGTGCTGGATCAGCACTGGAGTGACAATCCCCAGACGCATCGAGGCCGGACGCGCGGCATCGATCGGGTGGCGACGATCGGGGCTCACGTCGCCGCACATTCGAATGTCGGATAGTCGGTGTATCCGGCCGCGCCGCCTCCGTACATGGTGCTCTGGTCTGCCGTGGCGAGGGGCCAGCCGGCTCGGAGGCGGTGAACGAGGTCAGGATTGGCGATGAACGGTTGGCCGAACGCAGCGAGGTCGATCAGTCCGTCGTCGATCAACTGCTGGGCCGATCCTTCGGTCAGTCCGCCTGCGAGGATCAAGGTGATCGGGCAGCGCGCGCGAAAGTTGCGAAGAAACTGTTCTGACACCGCGCGGTCGCCGTCGGGAAAGTTGTCGTTGAGGTGAACGTACGCAAGCTTTCGCCCTGCGAATTCTGTTGCCAAGTACAGGTACGTCTCGGTGGCCTCGCCGTACGGCGGCATGTCGAACAGTTGGCTGTACGGAGAGAGCCTGACGCCGACGCGATCGGATCCGATCGCGTCGATCAGGGCGTCCAGTGTCTGCAGCAGAAACCGTGCGCGGCTCTCGATGGAACCGCCGTAACGATCGGTTCTGGTGTTGGTTGCAGGGTTGAGGAATTGCTCGAACAGGTATCCGTTCGCTCCGTGAAGTTCGACGCCGTCGAACCCAGCGTCGACGGCATTGCCTGCCGCCCTGACGAAGTCGAGGGTGACTCGGTCGACTTCCTCGGTCGAGAGGGCACGTGGCGGGGTGACATCGACGAATCCGATGGTGCCGTCCTCGGTGAATGCGAACGTCTTTCCCTGAGGTCCCCGCGCCGGGGCACAGCTCGCGCTGACCGGCGGCCGGCGGTCGGGCTGGAGGGAGGTGTGCGACATCCGGCCGACGTGCCACAGTTGAGCGAAGATCCGCCCGCCTGCACCGTGTACGGCCTCGGTCACTCCTCGCCAACCGGCGACCTGCTCGGCAGACCAGATTCCAGGGACGGACGCGTACCCTTGCGCCTCGGGCGAGATCGGGGTGCCTTCGGTGACCATCAGGCCGGCTGTCGCGCGCTGCCGGTAGTACTCGGCGGTATCGACTCCGGCGATGCAGTCGGCCCGCCTGGCGCGAGTCATCGGTGCCATCACGACCCGATTCGACAACACTGTTTCGCCGATCCTGTGACTGTCGAACAAGCTGGTCATCGAGACACTTCCTTCGGTATGGATCCCCGTCGATACTCGGCGAAGATGGCTTCGCTCCGGCTTTTCAAGGCAACAGCAGTGTCATCGAATGCGCGCTTGACCCAGCTTCCGTTCTCGGCCATAATCTCGTGGGAGATTTCGCCGAGGAAGGCATCCGTCGAGTAGTAACGGCAACGGCTCTCGGCGACACGTTCGATGATCTGGTCACGGCGGGCAGCGTTCGGTGTATCCGCTGTAGCAAGTAGTTCCCAGGACAGCAGGCGCTCGGGGACGAAGGCGCAGACGTACTCGGTGTTGGTAAACGTTCCGTCGGTGCCTGCGTAGTTCTTCAGCGTCATCTCGACGGGCGCACCGAGTTTCAGGGTCGACTCTGCGGCAATACAAAACGGGTTCCATGTGTGGTAGTTCGGTAGGTCGACCAGGACGTTCCATACGACCGAAGCAGGAGCATCGATGTCGACCGTGATGGATCGAACCAGAGTGGCAATATCGTATGCGGGGATGGATAATTCAGACATCGAACCTCCGTAGGCAGGCGACCGTGACGACCGACTGGGCCTCGGTAGGCAGGCGGTACCGGTGTCGATCGCTCGGTGCAGCCGACGCTAGTCGACTGCGCCGAATGCAGAAGCGAGAGTTCCGCTCCACGGAACGTCCAAAGCGGGCATCAATGCCATCGCACGCCATATTTCGAGTCGGTGGGGCAAGGAGGGAGTCCTGCTGCCGAGGTCGATTGGGATCATGCCCTCATTCCACCGTCGATCACGAAATCCTGACCGGTGCTGTAGCTGCTGGCGTCGCTGATGAGAAAAGCCACGACGGCGCTGATCTCCTCGGGTCGTGCGGCGCGTGGTATCGGCAGGCTGGCCACGATGCCGCGGCCCTCGCGTGATTCCTGCGACAGCATGTCGGTGTCGACGGCACCGGGGCACACGCCGTTCACCCTCACGCCGTGCGGCGCGAGATCTCGTGCTGCGGAACGGCTCATGCCGCGTACGGCGAATTTGGACGCCGAGTAGGCCGCGGAACTCGGCCACCCGGTGAGGCCGGCGACGGAGGCAATGTTCACCACGGAGCCCCCCGAGGGCATGTGCGGGACCACAGCCTGCATGCCGTGCATGGGTCCGTAGAAGTTGACACTCATGTGGGCCTCGAATGCCGTTGGGTCGGCGTCGAGAAATGGCGTGGGTCGGCAAATCCCGGCATTGTTGACGAGGCCGTCTATTCGGCCGTGCACCGCGACCGCGTGCTCGACGACATGCCGCCAGGCGTCCGGGTCGGTCACATCATGGGCGTGCGCGGTGTGCTCGGACCCCAACTCCTCGGCCACGACGCGCACGGCAGATTCGACGAGGTCGGTGAGCACCAGGACGGCACCGGAGTCTGCGAGCATCCGTGCGTGAGCACGGCCGAGGCCACCGGACGCGCCGGTGACCAGCACAACTTTTCCGGACAGGTCGAAGACGTTCTGCGTCACTTCTGTGCTCCTGTCATCGGTGCCAGTTCGGTCGAGATCGACGAAGCGGCGAGGCGTCGGCTGACCTCGTCTGCGACGGAGACGAGGGTCCGCGCCCAGCTCTCCACCTGGTCCGGAGACACTCCGTTCGGCATGCCGAACAGCGCCAGTACCAACACTGTTCGTCCGGCGTCGTCTACGACGGGAGCCGCGAGAATTCTCACGTTGTTCTCGGCATCGACCTCATTGGGTTCGTAGTACGGCGTCAGCTCGTCGACCACTGCCCCGATCTTTCGGTCCAGATCCGGTGTCGGCGCGACTCGCGAGTACTGGGTCACTTGGTCCCAAACCCGGTCGTGGTGTGGGGCCT is part of the Rhodococcus sovatensis genome and encodes:
- a CDS encoding acyl-CoA dehydrogenase family protein; amino-acid sequence: MNLNWGEDHSVLVEVAKSVFPKYSPLVDRANSVSYADQLAQFRDLDWLQLGDATGLSSECAALGSIAGIFVEMGYALVDTPLLDLTIARDVAMVLATDASTKLAESIGSGAASVIPVLGREDWGSQLNLENGILRGTALAVAYAENADSFLVEAVEGSETVVAIVDAGSGSTVAAMPNIGRYPLFAVTFEDAPVTADSILARGASADAALEVATQRAAVLRAAQVHGAGKRLLDITVRYAQERNQFGGPIGRFQAVQYLCTDMTINVHLTSAYVRAAANAIDNRAPSQPHLALMCKQAAETAREMVHSAHEVHAGMGYMVESNVHLFTNAAKRWQYDFGTDATNDALVTSAVEHIYAGAGL
- a CDS encoding enoyl-CoA hydratase, which produces MSTVDYTVNDAVAIISLNRPEKHNAQDESMLQDLDARWREAAADDAVKVIVLRANGDNFSAGHDLKSEASGYRRPGKSILESAYAWEAEHYLGYSRRWRDIPKPSIAAVKGACIAGALNVIWPCDLIVAADNTYFSDPVAQFGISGVEYHAHTWELGHRRAKEMLFTGRSFSADEALQAGMVNRVVPLSELDSQAMDLAREISAMDSWALAQSKRAVNQALDIMGQQTALQSAFDMHWLGHANALLTTGYPLLTAQPLKSSNGTKGDHDN
- a CDS encoding class I adenylate-forming enzyme family protein — encoded protein: MTIDSAVGTGTVTTGTLWDLLSDRARTSRERTMLIDEHGRRETFGSVVDAVERVAAGLLAQGISAGSTVSWQLPTRIDTVVLSMALARLGAVQNPIIPIYRGREVGAMVDQCASEWLITLERFRGFDHRAMAEEVRENARGPLELMVITDGLPDGDPATLPAPPTDGDAARWIYTTSGTTSAPKGVCHSDGTLMAGGLGLADALGATAEDVSTILFPYAHIGGPDMMVAGLVTGMALVIMEVFEPVAAVELMRGNSVTVTGGSTPHYSLLLAEQRKQPGTALIPTLRALAGGGAPMPESLFRDVLHEMGIPVLHAYGMTECPMITAARPADATELLATTSGRPVLGCEVQIRSEDDEVLPVGVAGRVWLRGSMLFKHYLDDGDIVRPFDEDGWLFTGDLGRLQVDGHLVLVGREKDLIIRKGESISPIEIEVVLSQHPAIADVAVIGLADDVRGERICAVVQLHPDALPLELSDLREHCHESGISPAKYPEQIEFVSEMPRTPTMKIRKQNLRASLAGSSAAEKPRPAAVV
- a CDS encoding NAD(P)/FAD-dependent oxidoreductase, whose product is MPDLSFIERAVACADVNALRMALFQATRDPDIAAVKAVRARGAASDTVAFTPEGEDLVRRKAVEFLNSGFDSGALPTPTEAEVAELAMMAEARELQPEEMIMRVHLPAFAEMPYRARWTAGAEVPNGFVVAIVGAGFAGIAMGVQLEQLGIPFKIFERRAEVGGVWSANTYPDARVDTLSSSYEFGFEKRFPWTEYFARQSEVQGYLDHVSHKYGVHEHVEFGAAVTSARYDDDAKKWKLTVQRASEVIDFEANVVITASGLFSTPRELPVEGAADFAGKIVHTTQWDSAIDYEGKRVAIIGNGSTGVQLLSQIAATAESVVVHQRTPQWITPRPRYGDPVPEELQWLLQNMPFYWNWNKYVAGLSTIDLRDLLVPDESWIQSGGGVNERNDGLRDALVKYVEMQVDGRKDLLDELIPDYPPMTRRPVVDNNWYASLLRENVELVTTPIERITTDGVQTADGVLRQADLIVAAVGFETEKYLWPTEYYGARGVSLEEAWSTDGAQAHLGMTVPDFPNLFMLYGPNSQPVASGSGFPGWLEIWSKYIAEAIVELVEGGYSSMAVRREAFETYNALLHKEAGNLIYLSQNSATSKNYYLNEWGRLQVNVPWTGEQFFSMCAQLKSSDFDFTDAK
- a CDS encoding ferredoxin--NADP reductase, producing the protein MNTSNSGSHGHDLTVIDVIDETSDARSIVFRTPLEHREQFTYLPGQFLTLRIPSERTGHVARSYSLSSAPDIDDDLKVTVKRTVAGYGSNWLCDNILPGDTVTVLPPSGRFTPGRYTNDLLLFAAGSGITPVMSILKTALFRSDCQVALFYANRSRDAVIFRSELDGYLDKFRDRLTVRYWFDDAEGFPSSEIIEQVAVRHARAEALFCGPAPFMSTVASGLRGAGVPAERQHMEVFSSISGDPFTAPILTVDDSAETIDTEVRLDGDTHRFDWPVNGTLVDVLLSRGVEVPYSCRSGECGSCACTVVSGSVVMEKSDILSAEDIADGYVLGCQSRPVSGPIEIEF
- a CDS encoding LLM class flavin-dependent oxidoreductase; this translates as MHLAVFAQGVGVSQSVWRSPRTQPESMHSLAHWTRLVRLAEDGCFDAFFIADQLNLAPTIAKDATDRPDPIVVLAALAAVTSKIGLIGTSSTTYNDPYTVARQFATLDQMSDGRAGWNVVTTAIATAAANYGSDGLPDHEARYERGEEFVDVVRALWDAWATDAIVGDRATGVWADLDKIKAIDYAGEHFQVKGPMTLPRSPQGQLPLAQAGSSPTGMKLGARVADMVFTTQHHLAAATEFAESMRALAVAAGRAPDAVKVLPGITPIVGKTESEARELAREIGSFISEESTLGFLKQSFGGLDLSGYDLDEPFPDLRGALPAHASVSRPELFIKMALDEGLTVRQLAQRVGMSIGHRPLVGTPDTIADEMQRWFEAGAADGFIVLPADLPVGLEEFVDMVVPRLQDRGLLRKAYSGSTLREHLAE
- a CDS encoding IclR family transcriptional regulator; the protein is MATQQLDNDVPATASTSSALIDRVAMLLEAFVGQGPLRLAEIAERSHLPRSSTHRVLQRLVELGWVERHGFHYILGIRMFELGSQVTRQRSVQAALPVMIDIARRTGHTVHLSILAGSEVLHLERVGLWPRAHPGWNVGARQPVEQAAGGRALLAATAFEDWPPLDFSVVPTCYSVRTRAHLERELNKVRDRGGIAVDVQGCALGVTAVAAPIDVDRGKIALSVCGPTRSLDTDSVVAIVRTAAVDIYRAASGVPALRRRVIN
- a CDS encoding LLM class F420-dependent oxidoreductase, producing the protein MRLGIVTPVLIQHPRMRSDWESAAEIEDVAQIARTADELGYHHITCSEHIAVPADAAAVRGGTYWDPLATFGYLSAMTTHIRLATHVLVLGYHHPLEIAKRYGTLDRISGGRLILGVGVGTLEEEFDLIGAPFQDRGPRADDALTSLRSSLSTSEPEYHGRYYDFENLVVEPHALQDHVPIWVGGSTSLSLRRAVEHGDGWVPFGISASRLEAMLAGIEMPAGFEVVLSHPEPVDPLGAPGAVLSSLDGLRRTGATIANVTIRATDRNHYCDQLCELRRLSEREGITFSPALASAPIN